CGACGGTGCCGAGCACGGCCTTGGTGGTCTGCAGCAACCCCGTGTCGTGGTCCACGAGCCTGGCTAAACCGAAGTCCCCGAGCTTGGTGCTCATGGACGAGTCAAGCATGATGTTGCTGGGCTTAATGTCGCCGTGCACGATGCACTGCTCCCACTCTCCATGGAGGTAGTGTAGCGCCGATCCCAAGCCAAGGATTATCTTGTACCTCTGTGGCCATGTCAGGTACCTGCCGCCCTTGCTGTAGAGGTGCCTGTCTAGGCTGCCCTCTGTGACGAGCTCGTAGACGAGCAGAAGACCCTTGCGGCTGTCGCACCAACCCAACAGTTGCACAAGGTTCCGATGCTTCAGTCTGCTGATGATCCTCACCTCGGCCTCAAACTCCTTCCTCCCCTGCGCCGACGACTCCGCCGACAACATCTTTACCGCCACCGCACGATGGCCGGCGGTTGCGGGTGTGAGCGTGAGGTGACCGCGGTAAACGCTACCGAAGCCGCCTCGTCCGAGCTTCTCCTCCTCCGCGAAGTGTTTCGTTGCCACAACCAGCTCGTGGTAGGTGTACCGTCTGGGACCGCCAGCAGCCACACCTCTCTCGAGGTCAGCTCTGTTGACACACCGTTCTTGGCTGTCCTTATTTGCTCTCATTTTCTTGTGTCGCCGCCGTAGCACCACGGCCGCACATACTAATAAAAGGAGAAATGGGACTAGCACAGATAGTAGGACAATTACTAACTTTTTGTGGTTGTTCCTAGTCGGAAGAGGAGGTAGAGTGGAGCTAAATGACCATGACAGTATTTGGTGCAGCTCGGAGGCGTCGCCGGTCGCGGCGGAGAAGCCGACAGCAACCTCCTCCGGTAAGCATCTGCTGAGATCGACGGTTGCATTGACCTGGTACAAGGCACCGTCGATGAGGAGATCAACGGCCAGCATCCGGGACTCGTTATGGTACCTCACGGTGGCCACCATAACATAGGATGACGTGAGGTTCCTGCCCGGCCTCGTCGTCGTGTCTGTGGACGCCACGGAGTTGACGGAGCTGATGTCGATGCCGACATGGTTGCCGTTGATGTCGGCATAGTGCGAGTTGCGGAGAGTGTCGAACTCCACGGCCACGACCCGGGTGCGGCCCGTCCCGTTGGTGAAGGccgggaggaggccgaggccgccgcctTTGCTGCTGGGCGGGATCTCCGAAGGGAAATGCGCAAGGAAGAAGGCCATCCCGTCGCCTCCTGTCCCATTCAGGCCGGCCTTCTCCGGCATGATTCGGAAGGAGAAGTTGGTGGCGAAGCTGGCCATCTCGCCGGTGGCGCCGTTCCACAGCGGTACTTTGTGTCGGTACGACGCCCGGCCGACGCTGCTCAGGACGTTTTTCGTCAGCTCGAGCCTCGGCGGAGCGATGTATGCATCGCCATCCAGGTCGACCCACGAGCCGGCGCTGGGGTCGGAAAAGTTGAGGCTGAAGGAGAGCGAGAAGGCCCAGCGCGGCGCGTAGTAGAGGTGTAGCAGCAGCAC
The Triticum aestivum cultivar Chinese Spring unplaced genomic scaffold, IWGSC CS RefSeq v2.1 scaffold179589, whole genome shotgun sequence DNA segment above includes these coding regions:
- the LOC123176403 gene encoding L-type lectin-domain containing receptor kinase IX.1-like, giving the protein MGSRRRPTPTTLVLVLLLHLYYAPRWAFSLSFSLNFSDPSAGSWVDLDGDAYIAPPRLELTKNVLSSVGRASYRHKVPLWNGATGEMASFATNFSFRIMPEKAGLNGTGGDGMAFFLAHFPSEIPPSSKGGGLGLLPAFTNGTGRTRVVAVEFDTLRNSHYADINGNHVGIDISSVNSVASTDTTTRPGRNLTSSYVMVATVRYHNESRMLAVDLLIDGALYQVNATVDLSRCLPEEVAVGFSAATGDASELHQILSWSFSSTLPPLPTRNNHKKLVIVLLSVLVPFLLLLVCAAVVLRRRHKKMRANKDSQERCVNRADLERGVAAGGPRRYTYHELVVATKHFAEEEKLGRGGFGSVYRGHLTLTPATAGHRAVAVKMLSAESSAQGRKEFEAEVRIISRLKHRNLVQLLGWCDSRKGLLLVYELVTEGSLDRHLYSKGGRYLTWPQRYKIILGLGSALHYLHGEWEQCIVHGDIKPSNIMLDSSMSTKLGDFGLARLVDHDTGLLQTTKAVLGTVGYIDPEFVNTRRPCTESDVYSFGVVLLEIVSGRRPVMETAGKSFTLVRWVWGLYGRNVILDAVDERLRGDEANDRWMVRVLVVGLWCAHPDRSKRPSVAQAMHVLQSDEVRLPALALQMWTVPDPTSSSGPYEAFSLDSSTCTSSCARSSLVNTDDASLSSGSSSTALLRHSKGLAN